The sequence TGAGTCAGGCTGGGATTGCATACATTATGACGAGTAAAGGGAATACATGAAAAATTGGCACAGCGGCATGCATGAAATTCCACCATATTCCTCCGCATTAAGACTGCCTGTGTACCGAAAAGATAGTTCATCCTTCTGCTAGTCGTTGCCTATAATGCAGACACTGAGTCTCTTGCTGCATAATTTCTGACAGCGGCATCTTTATTAGTGAACTGATGCAAAAAAGTAGTGGCTACGGTGGCGTAAAGTCGGGGAGTTTACAAGAGCTTAGATAGACACATTAGCCTCTTGAATGGATACACGGTGGCACTGACAGCAAAATCTGCAGAAAAAATGCAATCCAGGATTTATAAAAATACACTGTACTTATTTGTGCCGTAATATTAAACGACTCTCCTATGTTGGGTTTTATGGCCAATCCTGTCTCTTCCAGCAACTCAAAATTCCTTAACAAactcctctttaaaaaaaacaaaaaaaaaacattttttcaccaATATGATTCCCACAGTGAAGAAACTCTCCTTctacaacagcagcagagcaaagaaaaataacttaacaggcagcaggagattaataacttaaaataaataactttaaagAGAGAATAAAGGTAAAGTACAGCGCATGCACTGCTATGCCAGCATGTTCTCTGTGTACTGCCCATGTACATACATTCAAATCATCATCAAGAGGAAAGTCCATTGGTTGTATCATACAATCATTTACCTCAAAGTAGTTTTAGTGTCATTAACATATTTATTCAAGATTATTTCCATTTCTCAGACTTGGACTTAGAAAGTGCTAATTTTGCCAAGATTTCTGGACACACTTTATTTGAATGGTCAAATACTGATACTTAAGTGCCAgatacacaaaacaaagaagtTCAGCAAAGTGTCACATGGATATTTGGTGTAATCCCAATCCTGGCCCTGACCCCACTTTTAAACCTGACCTATACCTAACATTTACCCTGGCCCAGGCACCAAATATCTATAGACTCTTTTCACACCATTATGAGGATCACACTCATTACTGACACATTACACTTGATAAGAAGttgaatatatttaaataaagcaTGACCAGACATCTAGTGTCTTGCCCCTGAGGCTGTCTTGTAATTTGCATAAATCTGCATGTTAAGAGAAAGCATTTTCAGGGTTTCTTTTACGGTGGCATCTCGATGATCTGTTTAATTACTCGTAAGTAAATGTCCACACTTTCAGTACTTTCAAtttcttttaacttttatttatcccAGGGATGTTTTGATTCTCCACTGTCTTCTGCTTCACATTTGTAAAGCAATGCCAGGTACATCCTCGGTGTTTTACTTGTTGGCCAAGGAGCAGCTGCACTGAAGCTTCAGGGGATTCAGCACTTCTTCAAGTGCAGCTCAGTGGTGCTTATTGAGGGCAGAGGTGGCATTATTCATTCACTTTCCTCAAATCCTATTTTACCAGACCAGTCCAGGGATTTCAGCTAATAAACTAAAGATCACaggggctgttttttttttttttttttttttttttttttttgaaccatGCAGCCACAGCTAAGCCAAAGCTTACCCTGAAAGCAACACACTTCTCCACTACCTGCTCCAGAGATAGGCCACCACTGGCTGCCTGTTTaatctgctccctctgaggAATATGCGGAAGTTGTACACACGTGCTTCTTGGAGGCATATGCAAAGCAATGCATTTCTAAGTACACAAAATAGTGATTAGATTGCTTTAAATTCCAAGCGTTATTGAACTTTAAACAGCATCTCCTGTGACTCCAAGGGAAAGACGTAGCATTTTGGTTGATCCATGAGAGGGGGGGTCCTGCGGTTCTGGAGTTTCCCTAGCTGTGAAACACCACGCCTTCAGCAGGGATTTACTCTGGACCTTTGCGCTCTGCTCATGATCTGGAACGCTAAGCGAAGATGAGGAGGCCGAGAGCGCCCTGCAGCAGGACCACGGGGGAGCAGCATCACGAGGTTGACTTGAGAGAGCAGACGTGTTAGATGTGGGGCCTGCGCTCAAGGAGCAGGAAGTGTTAGGTCCTTGTGGTTTGGCGGCTGGCCCTGCGATTCTCAAACAGCGACCACGGAGAACATTGTGGAAGGCCCTTTTGAACTCTTGGCTGAAGCATGGGTAGATAATGGGATTAATGCAGCTGTTGAGGTAACCTAGCCAGAAGGTGATCTTAAAGATGGTTTCAGAGGGTTTGCAGGATGGGAAGATGGATCCTGGAGATTGTCAAGAtaaatagacagagagagacatccGCAAATTAACATCTGTATTAAGATAGACATACACCCTGAATACATGTCAGTTACACTCAAATTAACATCCCAGGTACTTTTAATGTCTTTTCAATGCCAGAGACTGACCTCATTTTCATGGCAACTGCtgtaaaaactgattttataaACATAACACTTCAGGACAGCTCGAGGGTGCTGGGCGTTTGATGAGCAGTCACACAATTTAATGAACCAGTACACTTAATAGACAAAGTAAGTGATACAAACTGTTCTACAATGGTTGTGACTGCAGTATAAGCCAGGAAACTGCCAATTGCTTTAGCACAAAGCAGGTTTTTCATCTCAACTGTTCATGAAAGAAAACCAGCGTccaccaccccccctcccaaaaaaaatcagtggtcGTTCAAACCCCCAGTCAGGGAATTTCTGACGATCATTATTTCACAGCTTGAATGAGCATTGTGCTGTGAGCCATGGAGGTCTGTCTCAATTGAAATGCATAAGTATTCTCTGATGGCTGGATGCCTTGGGAGTGTACAGGGTGACTGAGAATGCCTGCTAGCATTACAGCCCATCAAGCCTCGTGCTTGTTATCTATAATGGCCTTCATAAGAAGGAGCAATAGTTTGGTTCCTTCCATTTCATCTCAGAGTAGAGACCCATTCTGTTCCACTgtggtgttttatttgttctattTTGTTGCTAGTAATTGAATTTCTTGATGTACCTTCCAAGAAACACAAACGGCGGAGAGGTAAAGCAAGGCTGGGTAGGAGGAAAGTTTCACTTGATGTTGTGCTTGTACAGCAAAAGAAAGGATCATAAGCAAAGTTATATAAATGATTCAGAGttcataatattttttatatcacAAATAGGACTATATGTTAGAGTGCAAAACAGCAAGAAAGCTACTGTGAGATCAATGCAGTATATCAAAATGGCTATTTTTGAGAATGCACATATTTGAACAAGATGACATAATAGATAGGTGCATGACTTATCAGCCGCTGCACTCCATATGCTGTGTTTGACTACAGTTTAGATCATTTTGTATGACtgatttttctcccctctttgaTTTATAGGATATTATAGTCTAGTGGTTACCCTTTCCAGGATTCGTCTCATTATCTGTGAGCTGGGAGGGACAGAGTCAGAGTGAAGTTGTTATTCACTATGACTCAttcttaacattttaacattcagAAAACCAGCACTCAGTCTTGCTACGCTGAGTATTCAAGAACTTATTAACATTTCAGATTACGTAAAGGCTGATTTTTATCCTGTCTTGTCTTTTAGTCATTATCGCTTGAGCCATCTTTGTAAAGTCTTTTGTAAAAGTCCTTTGTAAATCAAACTGACATATAACTGAAGACAACTTGACATAGCAGACATTTAGCTTTTCCTGAGCCTCCTGGTATCAATTGTTGTCATTATGCATTTATCTAATGCTTTATCTAGAGTGACTTACAATGACTGCTACAGCAGAGTGACCTTGAATTGCTTCATTCATTACTATTCAGTTTTGCTTCACCTCATTCTGGgaaattgtcattttacattgatacattttttattctaaAAGAGATGTTACCACTCTCTCATCAATTGTCAGAGGATACATCTCTTCAGACAGTCTGATAAGATAAATTGTAGGCCTACATTCACCTAGATCAAATTTGTAGCTGTTTTCTTCTGTATAACTTATTCACAATTTCAGGTTTGGAGAGCATCACAGTTTACAGAGTACCTACCTATGGGCAAGACCAGGAAAAAAGGGAGCCAGCAGAGAACAAAACACCCGACAACAATTCCAAGGGTCTTGGCTGCCTTCTTCTCTCTAGACATCTTCAGCCGCCTCATTAGAGCAAAAGTGGTGCGTCTATGCCTCATGACCCGCTCCTCACTCTTGTCCTGCTGCTTTCCTGCCACGGGGGAGCTCCCTCGGTGAATCCTTAGCATCACCTCCTCAGTCTCCATGCCCTCCCTCTTCCTGCCTGTCCTTAGTCCTCGTGTTTCCCTCCGTGCCACAACATACACACGGCAGTACATGACCAGAATGATGGCCAGGGGTATATAGAATGATCCTAATGCCGAGAACAAGGCATATCCTGGCTCCTCTGTGATTCGGCACACTGTCTCATCTTCAGGGTCTGGCTCCTTCCAGCCAAATAGAGGGCCAACAGATATGGCTGCGGAGAGACCCCAGAGAGCGACAACTGCAGCCAGGCCACGCCGCCCTGTAGCTATGGCAGGGTAACGCAGAGGGAAGCTGACAGCCAGGTAGCGGTCAACAGAAATTACACATAGGCTAAGGATggaggcagtgcagcagaggacATCCAGGGCAGCCCAGGCGTTGCAGAAAGACCGGCCAAACACCCATCTGCCAAGAGCCTCATAGGTGGCAGAAAACGGCAGTACGGCTGAGCTGAGGAGCAGATCTGCTGCCGCCAGGTTGGCAATGAAGTAATGCGTCACAGAGCGCAAGTGACGGTGGCATGCCACGGACAGGATGACCAGAATGTTGCCAAGAACCCCAAAGATGACAAACACCCCCAGCACCAGCCCCAAAATCACTGCTTTGATTACATCCACCTCTGGGtaggtggaggagctgcagttgGGACAGATTTcagctgcagagaaaacactcaTGTTCTCACCTGCGGGAACCATTGTAATCCTTTGGGGTAAATGAGGTTGTTAAATGTCTTCAGGGTTAATTCATGTCATGACACATCTGCTTCTGAATTACTACAGAGTCAACCGTctgccttcttcctctcttaGAAAGTCAAAAGATTAAAGCTTCGCCTCCTACATAAGTTGTCATTCCAGTCAATCTGAGGGTGCCAGAAGCTCTTGCCAGTGATCCACAGCTCATGTGGCCTTGGAAGGGATGTTGAAAAATTGGAATGTCGAGAATGAGAAACACCGCCACGATTTGCCACACTTAGTCCAAAGTAGCTTGTGGCtcattaacaaaaataacaaatactaATGTTTCAAGTGACAATCACCGGCGGATTTTGGATTTCATGATCAGCTTCGCTGAGAGGCTTTGCTTGAAGAAAACCTGTTGAAacacaagagaggagagattaCACATCACACTCACCATCCAAGGCTTTGAtctatttaaattattaaaacataatttggCTTATTACCACTTTACTGATATACTTTGTTTGACATTGCAGGAAtgattcaagttttttttacacagaaagtagagcaataacaataagaaagttgtgatttaaaaaaaaaaaacacttgacagACAGCATGCTAAGTTATAattaaaggataaaaaaaaacttacagaa comes from Myripristis murdjan chromosome 12, fMyrMur1.1, whole genome shotgun sequence and encodes:
- the adra1ab gene encoding alpha-1A adrenergic receptor — translated: MVPAGENMSVFSAAEICPNCSSSTYPEVDVIKAVILGLVLGVFVIFGVLGNILVILSVACHRHLRSVTHYFIANLAAADLLLSSAVLPFSATYEALGRWVFGRSFCNAWAALDVLCCTASILSLCVISVDRYLAVSFPLRYPAIATGRRGLAAVVALWGLSAAISVGPLFGWKEPDPEDETVCRITEEPGYALFSALGSFYIPLAIILVMYCRVYVVARRETRGLRTGRKREGMETEEVMLRIHRGSSPVAGKQQDKSEERVMRHRRTTFALMRRLKMSREKKAAKTLGIVVGCFVLCWLPFFLVLPIGSIFPSCKPSETIFKITFWLGYLNSCINPIIYPCFSQEFKRAFHNVLRGRCLRIAGPAAKPQGPNTSCSLSAGPTSNTSALSSQPRDAAPPWSCCRALSASSSSLSVPDHEQSAKVQSKSLLKAWCFTARETPEPQDPPSHGSTKMLRLSLGVTGDAV